The following proteins are co-located in the Streptomyces sp. DT2A-34 genome:
- a CDS encoding phosphotransferase family protein, with protein MTPSPLLPGLTAQAEAAAHSRTSACPCGATVTLADRPDATVVRHADTVAKAHAPDLTPSDLTPRLTAATHLPGLLLPPLGSTPVDLHGRLVTFWPYGLPVDPGDPDAAPWEAAATLLARLHRTPAPTPLPAMRGPAKAALAVSRLRAATGTELTPGTIAVLRAWDTLPAWARAEAAQPDTTTLCHGDLHLGQLVRHPAPDGPWLLIDVDDLGVGVPAWDLGRPAAWYACGLLPPDEWDRFLTAYRTAGGPAVPAHGDAWPALDVPARALTVQTAARAITKSLAEGRLLDEVEQALVDACDRMASLPLS; from the coding sequence GTGACCCCCAGCCCCCTCCTGCCCGGCCTCACCGCACAAGCCGAAGCCGCGGCCCACTCCCGCACATCCGCCTGTCCCTGCGGAGCAACCGTCACCCTCGCCGACCGCCCCGACGCCACCGTCGTCCGGCACGCCGACACCGTCGCCAAGGCCCACGCCCCGGACCTCACCCCGAGCGACCTGACCCCCCGCCTCACAGCCGCCACGCACCTCCCCGGCCTCCTCCTTCCCCCGCTCGGCTCCACGCCCGTCGACCTGCACGGCCGACTCGTGACCTTCTGGCCGTACGGCCTCCCTGTAGACCCGGGAGATCCCGACGCGGCCCCCTGGGAAGCGGCGGCAACCCTGCTCGCCCGCCTCCATCGAACCCCCGCCCCCACGCCCCTGCCCGCCATGCGCGGCCCCGCCAAGGCCGCCCTCGCCGTATCCCGCCTCCGCGCGGCCACCGGCACAGAGCTGACACCCGGCACCATCGCCGTGCTCCGCGCCTGGGACACCCTTCCCGCCTGGGCCCGCGCCGAGGCCGCGCAGCCCGACACCACCACCCTCTGCCACGGCGACCTCCACCTCGGCCAACTCGTCCGTCACCCGGCCCCGGACGGCCCTTGGCTGCTCATCGACGTCGACGACCTCGGCGTGGGCGTGCCGGCCTGGGATCTGGGGCGGCCGGCCGCCTGGTACGCCTGTGGGCTGCTGCCGCCCGACGAATGGGACCGCTTCCTCACCGCGTACCGCACCGCCGGCGGTCCCGCCGTCCCCGCCCACGGCGACGCCTGGCCCGCACTGGACGTCCCGGCCCGCGCCCTCACCGTGCAGACCGCCGCCCGGGCGATCACCAAGTCCCTGGCCGAGGGCCGTCTCCTGGACGAGGTCGAGCAGGCCCTCGTCGACGCCTGCGACCGAATGGCCTCGCTCCCCCTGAGTTGA
- a CDS encoding zf-TFIIB domain-containing protein, producing the protein MQCPKCHAPMHTYNRNGVQIEQCSGCRGIFLDYGELESLTRLESQWSQPAPPPPAAPQAYPAAPQAPAWGAPHGGHHGGHHGGHYGHKRQKSFGHMLFSS; encoded by the coding sequence ATGCAGTGTCCGAAGTGCCATGCGCCGATGCACACGTACAACCGAAACGGCGTCCAGATCGAGCAGTGCAGCGGCTGCCGCGGGATCTTTCTCGACTACGGCGAGCTGGAGTCGCTGACGCGCCTGGAGTCCCAGTGGTCCCAGCCGGCCCCACCGCCTCCGGCCGCCCCACAGGCCTATCCGGCCGCCCCGCAGGCCCCCGCGTGGGGCGCCCCGCACGGTGGGCACCACGGCGGGCATCACGGCGGTCACTACGGCCACAAGCGTCAGAAGAGCTTCGGCCACATGCTGTTCTCCAGCTGA